A single genomic interval of Halobacillus halophilus DSM 2266 harbors:
- a CDS encoding C40 family peptidase, with the protein MDEKRWAAAVCGSLAGAMLWGTAVFAEETHQVESGDTLWRISQKYEASVTQLKLWNDLPTNVINVGQQLIVDKTKNSTIEDSDSPSSSSARTYTVKSGDSLWAIANKHGMSVSALMNLNHLSSATIYPNQKLKVSRSSSPEDSVSSSNLTTPEPVSSFSSTSLLKEAKKYLGTPYQWGGESPSGFDCSGFLQYVFAKEGIRIPRTVASIYTHSSLESVSHSNRQPGDIVFFETYKPGASHAGIYLGNNQFIHSGSTYGISIATLTSNYWSSRYIETKRIMN; encoded by the coding sequence ATGGATGAAAAGAGATGGGCAGCAGCGGTCTGTGGCAGCTTAGCAGGTGCCATGCTTTGGGGCACAGCAGTATTTGCAGAGGAAACTCACCAAGTAGAATCAGGAGATACCTTATGGAGAATAAGCCAAAAGTATGAGGCGTCCGTTACTCAGCTTAAATTATGGAATGATCTTCCAACCAATGTCATTAATGTGGGGCAGCAATTAATTGTCGACAAGACAAAGAACTCAACCATTGAAGACTCAGATTCTCCATCATCTTCAAGCGCTCGTACATATACGGTTAAAAGTGGCGATTCTTTATGGGCGATTGCGAATAAGCACGGGATGTCTGTATCAGCACTAATGAATTTAAATCATCTTTCCAGCGCAACGATTTACCCCAATCAAAAATTAAAGGTAAGTAGAAGCTCCTCCCCTGAAGATTCGGTTTCTTCATCCAATTTGACCACCCCAGAACCCGTATCCTCCTTTTCAAGTACAAGTTTGCTCAAGGAAGCTAAGAAATATTTAGGGACTCCTTATCAGTGGGGAGGAGAGTCACCTTCAGGATTTGATTGCAGCGGTTTTCTGCAGTACGTTTTTGCTAAAGAGGGGATCCGTATTCCGAGAACAGTGGCTTCTATTTATACTCACTCCAGCTTAGAATCCGTGAGCCATTCGAATCGTCAGCCGGGAGACATTGTTTTTTTTGAGACGTACAAACCAGGAGCTTCTCATGCTGGGATATATCTTGGAAATAACCAATTTATTCATAGCGGATCTACATATGGCATATCCATTGCCACTCTAACCAGTAATTATTGGTCGTCCCGCTATATTGAAACAAAAAGAATAATGAATTAA
- a CDS encoding gamma-type small acid-soluble spore protein, producing the protein MAKQPKQNKTAAGTDKKHVKQQNQQAAQQNQNQQYGAEFASQTDAQQVREQNQQSQAKKK; encoded by the coding sequence ATGGCTAAGCAACCAAAACAAAACAAAACAGCTGCTGGTACAGACAAAAAACACGTTAAACAACAGAACCAACAAGCTGCTCAACAAAATCAGAACCAACAATATGGTGCTGAATTTGCATCTCAAACAGATGCTCAACAAGTACGTGAGCAAAACCAACAATCTCAGGCTAAGAAAAAATAA
- the ntdP gene encoding nucleoside tri-diphosphate phosphatase — MPGPEAGKRIEIQSYKHNGYLHRVWESTTVLKGTRHVIIGANDRTTVTESDGRRWTTREPAICYFHSKYWFNIIGMLRNDGVYYYCNISSPFIYEDEMIKYIDYDLDIKVFPDMTYKLLDEDEYEIHKRRMNYPHVLDRILYNNVDILIRWIRQRKGPFSPEFIDQWYERYLTYR, encoded by the coding sequence ATGCCCGGCCCAGAAGCAGGAAAGCGGATTGAAATTCAAAGTTACAAGCATAATGGATATCTCCATCGTGTTTGGGAAAGTACCACGGTTCTGAAGGGAACCCGCCATGTCATTATTGGTGCAAATGATCGGACCACTGTCACCGAAAGTGATGGGCGGAGATGGACGACACGTGAGCCCGCGATCTGCTACTTTCACTCCAAATACTGGTTTAACATTATCGGTATGTTGAGAAATGATGGAGTATACTATTATTGCAATATCAGTTCTCCCTTTATTTATGAGGATGAAATGATTAAATACATTGATTACGATTTAGATATTAAAGTGTTTCCGGATATGACCTATAAACTTCTCGATGAGGATGAATATGAAATCCACAAACGTAGAATGAATTATCCTCATGTGCTGGATCGTATATTGTATAATAACGTAGATATACTGATTCGCTGGATCCGCCAGAGGAAAGGACCATTTTCACCGGAATTTATTGATCAATGGTATGAACGCTATTTAACGTATAGGTAA
- a CDS encoding ABC transporter ATP-binding protein, producing MDSIKRYLKFVKPYKGKIIITVLIGVVKFSIPLLMPLITKYVIDDIINADSLAQSEKIDQLLWLMGGAFFVFMIIRPPIEYIRQYMAQWIGSNILYDVREKLFDHIQRLSLRFYSKTKTGEIISRVIHDVEQTKTFVITGLMNIWLDMFTIVIAIIIMLTMNVWLTLVSIALFPLYGFAVKYFYARLRHLTRDRSQALAQVQGHLHERVQGIPVTRSFALENYEQDQFDVQNKNFLDKAITHTNWNAYTYSVTNTITDLAPLLVIAFAGYQVITGSLTIGTMVAFTGYMERVYSPLRRLVNSATVLTQSIASMDRVFELVDEKYDIVDKPGAKKLEKIKGDVSVENVSFKYDEGEPLVLNNVSLDVKQGETVAFVGMSGGGKSTLISLIPRFYDVTEGRIMIDGMDIRDVQARSLRDKVGMVLQDNILFSESISMNIRMGNPDATDEEVIEAAKAANAHEFISNLSNGYDTLVGERGIKLSGGQKQRVAIARIFLKNPPLLVLDEATSALDLESESLIQGALERLASDRTTFIVAHRLSTITHADRIVLIENGEIVEVGSHRELMDKRGNYYNLYQMQELDDKPGSKEYLQT from the coding sequence TTGGACAGTATTAAACGCTATTTAAAATTTGTAAAACCCTATAAGGGAAAGATTATCATTACCGTTCTTATAGGTGTCGTAAAGTTTTCGATTCCATTATTAATGCCGTTAATTACGAAATATGTGATTGATGATATTATCAACGCGGATTCGCTGGCTCAATCTGAAAAAATAGATCAGCTATTATGGTTGATGGGCGGGGCTTTTTTCGTGTTTATGATCATACGCCCGCCTATTGAATACATTCGTCAATATATGGCTCAGTGGATCGGAAGCAATATCCTTTATGATGTCAGGGAAAAGCTGTTTGATCATATTCAACGGCTCAGCCTGCGATTTTATTCAAAAACAAAGACAGGCGAAATTATTTCGCGTGTGATTCATGATGTGGAACAGACCAAAACATTCGTCATTACCGGCCTCATGAACATTTGGCTCGATATGTTTACGATTGTCATTGCAATTATAATTATGCTTACGATGAATGTTTGGCTTACACTTGTTTCAATTGCCCTTTTCCCGTTATACGGTTTTGCGGTCAAGTATTTCTATGCCAGGCTTCGCCACTTAACCCGTGACCGTTCCCAGGCACTTGCTCAAGTCCAGGGCCACCTGCACGAACGCGTTCAGGGTATTCCGGTGACCCGAAGCTTTGCACTCGAGAATTATGAACAGGACCAATTCGATGTGCAGAATAAAAACTTTCTTGATAAGGCCATTACGCACACGAACTGGAATGCTTACACGTATTCTGTTACCAATACCATCACGGATCTGGCCCCGCTGCTTGTGATTGCCTTTGCGGGTTACCAGGTTATAACTGGTTCGCTAACTATTGGTACAATGGTTGCTTTCACCGGCTATATGGAACGTGTTTACAGTCCGCTCCGCCGTCTGGTTAACTCTGCGACTGTTCTAACTCAATCGATTGCCTCTATGGACCGTGTGTTTGAACTCGTCGACGAAAAATACGATATCGTGGATAAACCAGGGGCTAAGAAACTGGAGAAAATAAAGGGTGACGTTTCAGTTGAAAATGTTTCCTTTAAATACGACGAAGGTGAACCGCTTGTACTGAATAACGTCAGTTTAGATGTAAAACAAGGAGAAACGGTTGCTTTTGTTGGAATGAGTGGTGGAGGTAAGTCCACCCTGATCAGCTTGATTCCACGTTTTTATGATGTCACAGAAGGCAGAATCATGATTGACGGCATGGACATTCGTGATGTACAGGCTCGTTCCTTGCGGGATAAAGTGGGGATGGTGCTGCAGGATAATATTCTCTTCAGTGAATCCATTTCCATGAACATCCGTATGGGTAATCCTGACGCTACGGATGAGGAAGTGATCGAAGCGGCTAAAGCTGCGAATGCCCACGAATTCATCTCGAATCTCTCGAACGGGTACGATACACTAGTTGGTGAGCGCGGTATTAAATTATCCGGCGGCCAAAAACAACGGGTAGCTATCGCTCGTATTTTCTTGAAAAATCCACCGCTGCTCGTGCTGGATGAAGCGACCTCAGCTCTTGATCTGGAAAGCGAAAGTCTTATACAAGGTGCTTTAGAACGCCTCGCTTCAGATCGTACTACCTTTATTGTGGCTCACCGCCTTTCGACCATTACGCATGCGGATCGAATTGTGTTAATTGAAAATGGTGAAATTGTAGAAGTAGGTTCTCACCGTGAATTAATGGATAAACGCGGAAACTATTACAATCTATATCAAATGCAGGAACTGGATGACAAACCCGGTTCCAAGGAGTATTTACAAACTTAA
- a CDS encoding FUSC family protein, whose protein sequence is MKLGARMMKTGLAVAIALYIGNLLGFISPLLAAIAVVFSIQPSIYRSYQSIIEQLQGNTIGALIAVVAVFTLGNDPFVVGFAIILVIGFTTTLKMNENTVALAVVAVIALMDSTDQTFMYFASSRFSSMILGILAAFIVNLVFLPPRYETRLFKKIDLATTDILQWLRVTTRQLSDEPALKYEIVRIQDEMRWTDHTYLLYSEERTYLKGRRFSKGRKLVLFRQLITTTKKSFDVLKAFYRLDHKIEQIPEDFQNALVDELDKLINAHEKLVLSLKGRIKRTHKQGLRQIEEPNIPLLVERLMHVYEKTNNPDKLVFLPLASQLMEYHYQLEKLKRLLKSYQSHHQSDYIQTTEK, encoded by the coding sequence ATGAAACTTGGCGCACGTATGATGAAAACGGGACTAGCTGTAGCTATAGCTCTATATATTGGGAATCTTCTTGGATTTATTTCCCCATTGCTTGCAGCCATTGCCGTTGTCTTTTCAATCCAGCCATCCATTTATCGATCTTATCAATCCATAATCGAACAGCTCCAGGGAAATACTATTGGAGCTCTCATTGCAGTAGTTGCAGTATTTACCCTTGGGAACGATCCCTTTGTCGTTGGGTTTGCGATCATACTCGTCATTGGGTTCACGACTACTTTAAAAATGAATGAAAACACAGTTGCTCTGGCGGTCGTGGCTGTCATTGCCCTGATGGACTCTACCGATCAGACATTTATGTACTTTGCGAGTTCTCGTTTTTCTTCCATGATCTTAGGAATCTTAGCTGCATTTATCGTGAATCTAGTGTTTCTGCCACCGCGTTATGAAACCCGGTTATTTAAGAAAATCGATCTCGCTACGACGGATATTCTCCAGTGGCTCAGAGTAACTACCAGGCAGCTATCCGATGAACCGGCCCTAAAATATGAAATCGTCCGTATCCAAGATGAAATGCGCTGGACAGACCATACGTATCTTCTATACTCCGAAGAACGGACCTATCTTAAAGGAAGACGTTTTTCAAAAGGAAGAAAACTGGTGCTTTTCCGTCAGTTGATTACGACGACGAAGAAATCTTTTGATGTATTAAAAGCTTTTTACAGACTGGATCACAAAATTGAGCAGATTCCGGAAGATTTCCAGAATGCTCTTGTGGATGAATTGGACAAGCTGATTAATGCTCATGAAAAACTGGTTCTCAGCTTGAAAGGCAGAATTAAACGCACCCATAAACAGGGACTGCGTCAAATTGAGGAGCCCAACATTCCTCTTTTGGTTGAGCGGCTGATGCATGTTTATGAAAAGACCAATAATCCTGATAAGCTGGTCTTTCTACCTTTAGCTTCACAGTTGATGGAATATCACTACCAGCTCGAGAAGTTGAAAAGGTTACTAAAAAGTTACCAAAGCCACCACCAGAGCGATTATATTCAAACCACAGAAAAATAA
- a CDS encoding glutamate-1-semialdehyde 2,1-aminomutase, translating into MNIKTSEQLYTEATEHIVGGVNSPSRAYKGVGGGTPVYMDRGEGSHFYDVDGNEYIDYLGAYGPIITGHAHPHITEAITKAAQNGVLYGTPTVLENRFAKMLKEAIPSLEKVRFVNSGTEAVMTTIRVARAYTGRNKIIKFAGCYHGHSDLVLVAAGSGPATLGTPDSAGVPASIAQDIITVPFNDIEPFKEAIARFGDEIAGVLVEPIVGNFGIVEPKPGFLQEVNDLAHEAGSLVIYDEVITAFRFTYGSAQQLLDIEPDMTAMGKIIGGGLPIGAYGGRADIMEQVAPLGPAYQAGTMAGNPASMSAGIACLEVLQQEGVYEQMDRLGKKLEKGILKSASQYGITLTINRLKGALTVYFTDEEVTNYEQAENTDGDRFARFFKLMLAEGINLAPSKYEAWFLTTAHTDEDIDQTLQAIDRTFQIMSKE; encoded by the coding sequence ATGAACATAAAAACATCCGAACAATTATACACAGAAGCAACAGAACATATCGTCGGCGGTGTAAACTCTCCATCCCGCGCTTATAAAGGGGTTGGCGGCGGCACGCCTGTCTACATGGATCGCGGAGAAGGTTCTCACTTTTATGATGTGGACGGTAATGAGTATATTGACTACTTAGGTGCCTACGGGCCTATTATTACAGGACACGCCCACCCTCATATAACAGAGGCGATTACGAAGGCTGCCCAGAACGGAGTGCTTTACGGTACACCGACCGTACTTGAAAATCGGTTTGCGAAAATGCTCAAGGAAGCCATTCCTTCCTTGGAAAAAGTCCGATTTGTAAATTCAGGAACCGAGGCGGTCATGACAACTATTCGTGTAGCCCGTGCCTATACTGGACGAAATAAAATCATTAAGTTTGCCGGCTGTTATCATGGCCACTCCGATCTTGTACTGGTCGCTGCCGGTTCAGGACCGGCCACACTCGGTACACCTGACTCAGCCGGGGTGCCCGCTTCGATTGCTCAGGATATCATCACCGTTCCTTTCAATGATATTGAACCTTTTAAAGAAGCTATCGCCCGATTTGGTGATGAGATTGCCGGAGTGCTTGTCGAGCCGATCGTCGGAAACTTCGGTATTGTGGAACCTAAACCTGGATTCCTTCAAGAAGTGAATGACCTAGCCCACGAAGCAGGCTCATTGGTTATTTACGATGAGGTCATCACAGCCTTCCGTTTTACATATGGAAGTGCGCAGCAACTTCTCGACATCGAACCGGATATGACAGCCATGGGTAAAATTATTGGCGGTGGTCTTCCGATAGGAGCTTACGGGGGACGTGCAGATATTATGGAACAGGTGGCTCCATTGGGCCCTGCTTATCAGGCCGGAACCATGGCCGGGAATCCCGCATCGATGTCCGCAGGAATTGCCTGCCTAGAAGTCCTGCAGCAGGAAGGCGTCTATGAACAAATGGACCGCCTTGGAAAAAAACTGGAAAAAGGCATACTAAAAAGCGCCAGCCAATATGGCATCACGCTAACGATCAATCGATTAAAAGGCGCCTTAACCGTTTACTTCACGGACGAAGAGGTTACCAACTACGAACAGGCTGAGAATACTGATGGCGACCGCTTCGCCCGTTTCTTCAAGCTTATGCTCGCAGAGGGCATCAATTTGGCTCCTTCTAAATATGAAGCATGGTTTCTGACTACAGCCCACACAGATGAGGATATTGACCAGACGCTTCAAGCGATCGATCGCACTTTCCAGATTATGAGTAAAGAGTAA